One segment of Humidesulfovibrio mexicanus DNA contains the following:
- a CDS encoding branched-chain amino acid ABC transporter substrate-binding protein — protein MRQISGRNLLISALCCGMALCAACSRSDSPSACNDALGCVELDPGAPITIGVIQALTGSIANLGQEQLRGLELALAKRDGRILGHKVDLVIEDTSCCAEGGANAALRITSDPKVVAIFGTTCSGDAATASKVMSEAGFTMISGNNSAPSLTAIGGQRGPDWRAGYFRTAPNEEASGPAAATFAYQVLGIHRAAVINDGDLYTRSLAQGFAKRFKQLGGVVSLEATVSKQDTDMRPVLEAIKESRAKMIFFPLFQPEGNYLIMQARRDPALRDIVLMSDGALIEQSFINAVAQAAKGVYFVGPTPPRPSPELEQLQASYRKHFKSAPSTYYYVSAYDAADLLFSALENTAEKLPDGRLRLGRQALRDALYSTRERQGLTGTLSCNEFGDCAQPSFNILRLDDPEDGVEGLKANVQFTYKPKP, from the coding sequence ATGCGACAGATTTCCGGCCGAAACCTGCTGATCTCCGCTCTCTGCTGCGGAATGGCTCTCTGTGCAGCGTGTTCGCGCTCGGACAGCCCCTCCGCCTGCAACGATGCGCTCGGCTGCGTCGAACTCGATCCGGGGGCTCCAATCACCATCGGAGTCATTCAGGCCCTGACGGGCAGCATCGCCAATCTTGGGCAGGAGCAGCTTCGGGGCCTGGAACTCGCCCTCGCGAAGCGTGACGGACGGATCCTCGGCCACAAGGTGGACCTCGTCATCGAGGACACCAGCTGTTGTGCGGAAGGCGGGGCCAACGCCGCCCTCAGGATAACCTCCGACCCCAAGGTCGTGGCCATTTTCGGCACCACCTGTTCAGGAGATGCGGCCACGGCCTCCAAGGTCATGAGCGAAGCCGGGTTCACCATGATCTCCGGCAACAACTCCGCCCCATCGCTCACCGCCATCGGCGGACAACGCGGACCGGACTGGCGCGCCGGATACTTCCGCACAGCCCCAAACGAGGAAGCCTCAGGGCCGGCTGCCGCGACCTTCGCCTATCAGGTTTTGGGGATTCACAGGGCTGCGGTCATCAACGATGGGGATCTGTACACCCGCAGCCTCGCTCAGGGATTCGCCAAGCGCTTCAAGCAACTGGGCGGCGTGGTAAGCCTCGAAGCCACGGTAAGCAAGCAGGACACGGACATGCGCCCCGTGCTGGAGGCGATAAAGGAATCACGGGCGAAAATGATCTTCTTCCCCTTGTTCCAGCCGGAGGGGAACTACCTGATCATGCAGGCGCGGCGTGACCCTGCCCTGCGTGACATTGTGCTCATGAGCGATGGCGCGCTCATCGAGCAGAGCTTTATCAACGCAGTGGCGCAGGCGGCCAAGGGCGTCTATTTCGTGGGGCCGACCCCGCCGAGACCTTCGCCGGAGCTTGAGCAACTGCAAGCCAGTTACCGGAAGCACTTCAAGTCGGCGCCGTCGACATATTACTATGTCAGCGCCTACGATGCGGCCGACCTGCTCTTTTCCGCACTTGAGAACACAGCGGAAAAACTGCCCGATGGAAGGCTGCGGTTGGGTCGCCAGGCCTTGCGCGACGCGCTTTACTCCACTCGGGAAAGGCAGGGGCTGACGGGCACGCTCTCCTGTAACGAGTTTGGGGACTGCGCCCAGCCAAGCTTCAACATACTTCGCCTTGACGACCCCGAAGATGGCGTCGAGGGCCTCAAGGCCAACGTTCAATTCACATACAAGCCAAAACCATGA
- a CDS encoding LptF/LptG family permease, whose product MSVSLPRLGALGGYLVRQNLFLMATCLGAGVFIYLLTDLADRLEHFLDAGLGLRQTLTYFLVKMPLILSQILPAVFLLAVVLQIGIMVRSREMMALRAGGMSMGWFIRFFVVYALVWSLGQLVFSQFIASYGEREASRIWREEVRKRQLDKRVVKNLWFREGAYIVHATEAQPTQSRVNDVTVYEFDTDSQRLERIMTAKKGLVDEHGWGLLDVWEIETRDFMSSKLLTSFIPLRQDMRSFLNADVADRSELPLWRLGQVIDELRESGSNVERLRTAWHGKWSYAFSIVVMALLALALCSFFENLYVNMVLSLLVVFSYYGLYVLGITTGQKGLLPPVAGAWLANTAFGLLAGMRLAWICAPRFAARARRWREGVARRLSRSEA is encoded by the coding sequence ATGAGCGTGAGCTTGCCGAGGCTGGGTGCGCTGGGCGGCTACCTGGTGCGCCAGAACCTCTTTTTGATGGCCACCTGTCTGGGCGCGGGCGTGTTCATCTACCTCCTCACCGATCTGGCCGACCGTCTGGAACATTTTCTGGATGCTGGCCTCGGACTGCGGCAGACATTGACCTATTTTCTGGTGAAGATGCCGCTGATCTTGTCGCAGATTTTGCCGGCGGTGTTTCTCCTCGCCGTGGTGCTGCAGATCGGGATCATGGTTCGCAGCCGGGAGATGATGGCCTTGCGCGCGGGCGGCATGTCCATGGGCTGGTTCATTCGGTTTTTTGTGGTGTATGCGCTGGTGTGGAGCCTCGGACAGCTTGTCTTCTCCCAGTTCATTGCTTCCTATGGCGAGCGCGAGGCTTCGCGCATCTGGCGCGAGGAAGTACGCAAGCGGCAGTTGGACAAACGCGTGGTCAAGAATCTCTGGTTCCGCGAGGGGGCGTACATTGTCCACGCCACGGAAGCTCAGCCGACGCAGAGCCGTGTCAATGATGTGACGGTCTACGAATTCGACACCGACTCCCAGCGGTTGGAGCGCATCATGACGGCCAAGAAGGGCCTTGTGGACGAACACGGCTGGGGCCTGCTCGATGTCTGGGAGATCGAAACCCGCGACTTCATGTCCAGCAAGCTGCTGACGAGCTTCATTCCCTTGCGGCAGGACATGCGGAGCTTTTTGAACGCCGACGTGGCCGATCGTTCCGAGCTTCCCCTATGGCGTCTGGGGCAGGTCATCGACGAATTGCGCGAGTCCGGGTCGAATGTGGAGCGACTGCGCACGGCTTGGCACGGGAAATGGTCCTACGCCTTTTCGATTGTGGTGATGGCGCTGTTGGCCCTGGCCCTGTGTTCCTTTTTCGAGAACCTGTATGTCAATATGGTCTTGAGCCTGCTGGTTGTCTTCAGCTACTACGGTTTGTACGTGCTGGGCATCACCACCGGGCAGAAGGGGCTTTTGCCGCCGGTCGCCGGGGCGTGGCTGGCCAACACCGCCTTTGGTCTGCTTGCCGGTATGCGGCTGGCGTGGATATGCGCTCCGCGGTTCGCCGCGCGCGCGCGCCGTTGGCGCGAAGGCGTGGCGAGGCGTCTCAGCCGATCGGAGGCGTAG
- a CDS encoding GGDEF domain-containing protein has protein sequence MILVEAAASLIALGEVRRAEAVILNSVEIRQRIFEMDGQLEKARRLHRDFFLQYPRIGFLPAQELYFHPATEVIAQVVALSGELKRLVDTSGVSEALRDRSNDLTLYLNTATRFSAIFQDLIALVTTLAAPETGLESQIHALENAIGDYSEHSPQTLLPFQKMVLHHRRYTITRQRPDMQSALNACNELRRAIATDHGFKPADQTKALRLLARYATVAKQIPDIDMAIRGKLNDFTLQARAVDPISENLKAIATQEVERANNRIVLASRISAGVIILMAVVGLGFVLLVAAILHASVTRKLVALTHFAEQMRAGNFETAVDLNSHDEVGILAASFKDMAERMRQLFGNLEHRVEQRTAELTEARDRLEALVAELDDKNQALEILSVTDRLTGLANRRKLESSLQAELLRSRRYGKGFSIILLDIDLFKSVNDTHGHQAGDAVLVRLAELLRSNSRETDIVGRWGGEEFLIICPETSLMLVAALAERYRMEMERCDFGHVGRITASFGVTCVQEGDTVPRILRRADQALYRAKETGRNRVEAHGTHALH, from the coding sequence ATGATCCTCGTCGAGGCGGCGGCAAGCCTCATCGCCCTCGGGGAAGTACGCCGCGCTGAGGCCGTTATCCTGAATAGCGTCGAAATCCGGCAGCGAATTTTCGAAATGGATGGCCAATTGGAAAAGGCCCGGCGGCTGCACCGCGACTTTTTCCTCCAATATCCGCGCATCGGATTCCTGCCAGCCCAGGAGCTGTACTTCCACCCCGCCACGGAGGTTATCGCACAGGTTGTGGCTCTCAGCGGTGAACTCAAGCGCCTTGTCGATACCTCCGGCGTCAGCGAAGCGTTACGCGACCGCAGCAACGACCTCACGCTCTACCTCAACACCGCAACACGATTCTCTGCTATATTTCAAGATCTTATCGCTCTAGTCACAACGCTTGCCGCACCGGAAACCGGTTTGGAAAGCCAAATTCACGCGCTGGAAAACGCCATCGGCGATTATTCCGAGCATTCGCCGCAGACCTTGCTCCCATTCCAAAAGATGGTTCTGCACCACAGGCGGTACACCATCACGCGGCAGCGCCCGGACATGCAGTCAGCCCTCAACGCCTGCAACGAGCTCCGAAGGGCCATCGCAACGGACCATGGATTCAAGCCCGCCGACCAGACCAAAGCCCTGCGTCTTCTTGCCCGATACGCCACGGTGGCCAAACAAATCCCAGACATCGACATGGCCATCAGGGGCAAGCTTAATGATTTCACTCTCCAAGCGCGAGCAGTGGACCCCATTTCCGAAAACCTCAAGGCTATCGCCACGCAGGAAGTCGAACGGGCCAACAACCGCATTGTCCTCGCCAGCCGCATCTCCGCAGGGGTCATCATATTGATGGCCGTTGTCGGCCTTGGCTTCGTCCTGCTTGTCGCCGCAATCCTCCACGCCAGCGTAACGCGCAAACTTGTCGCTCTGACACATTTCGCGGAGCAGATGCGCGCGGGCAACTTCGAAACGGCAGTAGACCTCAATTCCCATGACGAAGTGGGCATTCTGGCCGCAAGCTTCAAGGACATGGCGGAGCGTATGCGCCAGCTCTTCGGAAACCTGGAGCACAGAGTGGAACAACGAACGGCGGAACTCACCGAGGCCCGCGACAGGCTTGAAGCGCTGGTCGCCGAACTGGACGACAAGAATCAGGCGCTGGAAATCCTCTCCGTCACAGACAGACTGACAGGGCTGGCCAACAGGCGCAAACTTGAATCCTCCCTGCAGGCCGAACTGTTGCGCTCACGGCGTTACGGCAAGGGCTTCTCCATCATACTCCTTGATATCGACTTGTTCAAATCCGTAAACGACACCCACGGGCACCAGGCGGGCGATGCAGTGTTGGTGCGGCTTGCCGAACTGCTGCGCAGCAATTCGAGAGAAACGGACATCGTGGGGCGCTGGGGCGGCGAGGAATTCCTGATCATCTGCCCGGAGACGAGCCTGATGCTCGTGGCCGCCTTGGCCGAGCGTTACCGCATGGAGATGGAACGCTGCGACTTCGGCCATGTTGGCAGGATTACGGCCAGTTTCGGCGTTACGTGCGTCCAGGAAGGCGACACGGTCCCCCGCATACTTCGCCGTGCCGACCAGGCCCTCTACCGGGCCAAGGAAACGGGCCGCAACCGCGTCGAGGCGCACGGGACGCACGCGCTGCACTAG
- the lptF gene encoding LPS export ABC transporter permease LptF: protein MRLLKIIHRQIFKELVQLFLLIGSCLLGLILVGRMLQLRELLLSQNLGVLDILRLFVYLSPFFMLLLTPIACMLSVFLTFLRMAADRELTALKASGVSLYQLLPAPLLFCGACTLFSLYVSLYGVSWGMEQFKVSLMEFARTKTKLSLQAGVFNQEFPGLTIYAQQVDLDSGDIRFVFVQDKTSKGLTTTVVAPEGSVTTDPAKEQIKVMFKNGRIFRREGEKLDVLHFGSYTVRLPLGNMLRKMGFERISPKELSFERLLEFDRDSELMSKVFDLDRARKVKVEIQKRLALPLACLVLGLFSVPIACVFRALKQQHGLVLALGVFLVYYSMLSVAESMGESRVVPPVIGIWLPNILFALAGGVFFRQAVRERVPGPVLWAARKLQRRRPA from the coding sequence GTGCGGCTCTTGAAGATCATTCACAGGCAGATATTCAAGGAGCTCGTCCAGTTGTTTCTGCTCATCGGCTCCTGTTTGCTGGGGCTCATTCTGGTGGGCAGGATGCTGCAGTTGCGTGAACTGCTTCTGTCGCAGAACCTGGGCGTCTTGGATATTTTGCGCCTTTTCGTCTACTTGAGCCCATTTTTCATGCTGCTGTTAACGCCCATCGCCTGCATGTTGAGCGTCTTTTTGACCTTTCTGCGCATGGCAGCGGACCGGGAGCTGACGGCGCTCAAGGCGAGCGGGGTGAGCCTGTATCAGCTTCTCCCCGCGCCGTTGCTGTTTTGCGGTGCGTGCACGCTTTTCAGCCTCTACGTTTCGCTTTACGGCGTGTCCTGGGGCATGGAGCAGTTCAAGGTTTCCCTCATGGAGTTCGCCCGCACCAAAACCAAGCTTTCATTACAGGCCGGTGTATTCAATCAGGAATTTCCTGGGCTTACGATCTATGCGCAACAGGTGGACCTGGATTCCGGGGACATACGCTTTGTCTTTGTGCAGGATAAGACCAGCAAGGGACTCACCACGACGGTGGTCGCGCCGGAGGGCTCCGTCACTACGGATCCCGCCAAGGAGCAGATCAAGGTCATGTTCAAGAACGGCCGAATTTTCCGCCGCGAAGGCGAAAAGCTCGACGTGTTGCATTTCGGCTCCTACACGGTTCGCCTTCCCTTGGGCAACATGCTGCGAAAGATGGGATTTGAACGCATTTCGCCAAAGGAGCTTTCCTTTGAACGGCTGCTTGAGTTCGACCGCGATTCGGAACTCATGAGCAAGGTCTTTGACCTGGACCGCGCGCGCAAGGTCAAGGTCGAGATCCAGAAGCGACTGGCCCTTCCTCTGGCGTGCCTGGTGCTGGGACTGTTTTCCGTGCCCATCGCCTGCGTCTTCCGCGCGCTCAAGCAGCAGCATGGATTGGTGTTGGCTCTTGGCGTTTTCCTGGTCTATTATTCCATGCTTTCCGTGGCGGAGAGCATGGGCGAATCGCGCGTGGTGCCTCCTGTCATCGGCATATGGCTGCCGAATATCCTCTTTGCCCTCGCAGGAGGCGTGTTTTTTCGGCAGGCCGTGCGGGAGCGCGTTCCTGGGCCTGTGTTGTGGGCCGCGCGCAAGCTGCAGCGGAGGCGCCCGGCATGA